The Ruania halotolerans genome contains the following window.
GTCTGATCACTTCACGGACGACGCGGTCCAGCCGCCGGACGATCTGTGTGGTGGCATCCTGCTGGCGGGTCTCGGTCATGTGAGCTCTCGTCCCTTCGTGCCGCATCAATGCGGCGTCTCCGATCGATAGATTTAGTAAAGCATATTGAATAAATGACCACGTCAAATCGGGGCACGGCGGTCGGTGCGCACAGCGCCCCGGCGCTCGCCGCCGGGGCACGGCCGTGGCCGTGTCAGCGAGGCAGGAAGAGCTGGGTGGGCGCGTTGAACGTGCTCGACCACATGGCCAACGACGCGGCTCCCACGGCTCCCACGTGATCACCGATCGACGTGCCCCGGACCGTCACCGGGTGCAGGGCGCGCCCGATGAACATCCGGGTGACGACGTCCGGCACGATGCGCAGGAACGTAGGCGCGAACGGCTCCCACTGCGGCCCGCCGAAGACGATCGCATCCAAGTCGAGCAGATTGGCGAGTTGTCCTGCGATCCGGCCCAGCCCGCGGGCCGCGCGCTCGACGATCTCGGCCGCGTCCCGCTCGCCGGCATCGGCGAGACGGCACAGCTGTGTCAGTGCGGCGCCCAGTGCTCGGGCATCGCCGATGTCGACAGCCGGAAGCACGCCACGGACCGTGGCTTCCCCGACCAGATTGCGCGGAAGGATGGTGCTCTCGAGACAGCCGCGGCCACCGCAGAAGCAGATCGGTCCATTCGGGTCGGCATTCATGTGCCCGATGTTCCCGCTCGAGCCACGCATCACCTCGCCGTCGAGCACGAGGCCCGCCGCCACACCAGTTCCGATATAGACGAACGCCATATTCCTCGGCCCGTCCTCGGCGTTCCACATCTCCCCGACTGCAACTGCGGTGGAGTCCTTGTCGATGGTGACCGGGAGGTCGAGCCGCCGTTCCAGGTCGGTCTTCAGCGGGACCCGTTCCCAGCCAGCCAAGTAGGGGGCTCCGACCACGGCGCCGGTGCGGACGTCGATCGGGCCGGGTGTGCCGACCCCGAGCCCGGCCAGGCGGTCTGCCGGGATACCTGAATCAGCAACGAGCGAGCGGATCATCCCTTCGATCGCGTCCAGCACGGCCGTTGGATCGGGTACGGCCGGAGTCGGGATGCGCACAGTGCCGACCACCTCGCCGGCGAGGTTGAGCACCACAGCTGTCAGCCAGGCGGGATCGATATGCAGACCGAGGGCGAACAGTCCGCCGGGCTCCACCTCGAAGATCGTCCGAGGGGCTCCCGCACCGGCGTAGATCCGCCCGGATTCCTTGATCAAACCGGAATCGCTGAGGCGACGGCAGATGTTGGACATGGTCTGCGCCGTCAGGCCGGTGTGCTGAACGAGCTCGACCCTGCTAATCCCGCTCGATCGCCGAATCAGATCGAGCACCAGCATCTTGTTGTAGTCCGCCACCCGGGGCAGGTTCGTGCCGCGACGGCCCGGTGACGCCGGGGGCGTGGCGTCGTCAGGGGGCAGCGGTGTCTGACTCGGCATGCGCCGATGCTACGCAGGGGCAGCGGCGTTGACAAACTCAATTTGCTGGATTTAACTGTGCCCACTCGCATCAACGGAGAGGCAGTCACGTGAACACATCCAGGTACATCGCCGCCGCCGCGATCGGCGCGCTCGCTGCGACCCTCGCCGCGTGCAGCGGGGGAGGGTCGGCGCCGGACGACGGCGTGGTCCGACTCACCTTCCGGCAGTTCGACCCTGCCGATCAGATTCAGGGCCTCGTCGAGGCCGTCGACACCTGGAATTCCGACAACCCGGAGATCCAGGTGGAGCTGGAGACCGTCACGCCCAACAACCCGCAGCAGTTTGCCCGCGAGGCCAACTCAGGATCGGGTCCGGACCTGATCCACATCGCTTTGGCGGATGCTGCCTTCCTGGCCGACCCGAACATCCTGCTCCCGCTGGACGACCTGATGGCCGAACAGCCACTGGAGAATGCCGATGGCCTGCTGGCCACCGAGATGACCGTGCTCGACGGCACCACCTGGGCCATCCCGTGGACCGCTGACACGATGGCGCTGGTTTACCGCGAGGATGTGCTCGCCGACGCCGGATTCACCGAGACGCCGGCTGACTGGCCGGAGCTGCTCGAGATGGCCGGTGAGATCACCGAGGCCTCCGGTGGTGAGGTGAGTGGGTGGTGCTTCTCCGCCGGCGCTCCGCAGAACGCCGCGCAGTGGTTCCCGATCAACTACTACATGTGGAACAACGGGTTCCAGCTCATCGAATCCACCGATGGTGAATGGAGCGTCGGAGCCACCGAGGCCGAGTTGGCTCAGACGATCGACTACTTCAACTCCTTCTTCACCGAGGGAATCACGCCGACGTCCATGCAGGCGCTCACCGACTACGCCGACCCGGCCACGGCCGCCGGCCTGGACGAGGGAACGTGCGCGATGACGTTCATGCCACCGGCAGCGTTCCGCACGGTGCAAGCCCAGATCGATGCGCAGATCCAGACGGCGCCGATGCCCGGTGGCCTGGACGATGGATCGACCCACCTGGGCGGGCGCGCGCTGGGCATCAACCAGAACAGTGAGCACCCGGATGAAGCGTGGCAGGTGATGCAGTACCTGCTCAGCGCCGAGACGTTCGGTACCTACGACCAGTACCCGGCGTCGGCGTCGACGCTCACCGAACTTGACGTGGACCCCAGCGAGCAGGGTTTCGTGGACCAGCTCCCGCATTCGGTGCCTTTCGTGCGCTACATCGGTGCACCGATGACCATTGCTTCGCTGCAGGAGCTGGTGAACCAGCAGTTCTCCGCGGTCTACTCGGGTCAGGCGGACAGTGCCACGGCCGCTCGCTCGATCATCGAGACGATCGAGCGCGAGCTGCAGGGCTGATCCGACGATGACGACGCACCGGAAGTCCGTGCAGGCGTACCTGTTGAGCGCCCCGGCGCTCGTCATCATCGCGCTGCTGTTCCTCTTTCCCTCCATCTATAACGTCATCCTGGCGTTCCAAGAGCTCTCCCCGTTCCAGGCGCCGTCGGACGGTACATGGGTGGGGCTGGGGAACTTCCGCTACGTCTTCTCCAACCCCGAGTTCGGCTCCATCCTGACCAACACGGTCTTCTGGCTCACCGCCCTGACCGTGGTCTTACGGATCGTGTTCGGGCTCGCCCTCGCCACCACCCTGCACTCCCCGGTGCTGCAGCGGTGGAAAGTGCGGGGCGTAGCCCGAACACTGGTTCTCATTCCCTGGATGGTGCCGCCGGTGGTCGCCGTCGCCTCCTGGCGATGGCTCCTCGACGGAAACTCCGGGGTGCTCAACCAGACCCTCGTCGGACTCGGCGTGGTCGATTCCGGTATTCCGTTCCTGGCGCAGACCAGCACCGTGTGGTGGAGCGTGGTGGCCATCATCGTCTGGCGGGAACTCCCGTTCGTGGTGATGGTTCTCCTCGCCGGGTTGCAGTCGATCCCCACCGAGCAGTACGAGGCGGCGTCGCTGGACGGAGCGGGCAGGTCCCGGTCATTCCGCAGCGTCACGATCCCGAATCTTCGGCCGGTGTTGACCGTGGTGGTGTTGGTGACGGTGATCCAGACGTTCAATAACTTCGTTTACGTCTGGCTCACCACAGGGGGCGGCCCCGGAACGTTCACGGCCGTCCTGGCCACCGAGTTGTACTCCACGGCGTTCTTCGGCAACAGGCTGGGCGCCGGTGCGGCGATCGGCCTGGTGATGACGGTGATCATGGCGGTGTTCGCCGTCCTCTACATGCGCGCGACTCGATCGGAGAACCAGGCATGAGCGCCGTGACCCAGACCGAGGCGCCACCGGTGCAGCGCAAGCGCCGCGACAGCTCAGCGCGCCGGGCGAGCGATCTGCTGGTGCTCGTGCCGTTCGCCGTGGTGTTGCTGGCGATCATCTTCCCGGTGCTCTGGATGGTCTACAGCGCATTGCGCCCGGTGCAGGAGATCGCCGCTGGTGTCTCCTGGGGCAGCCTGCTGGACAACGCCAGCCTCGACTCGTTCTCCCGGCTCTTCGCAGCCACGAACTTCGAGCAGTACCTGGTGAACTCGATCGTGATGTGCCTGGTCGGCACGTTCGCCACCGTGGTGGTGGCGAGCCTCGCCGGCTTCGCGCTCTCCCGGTACGCCTTTCGCGGCCGTGGCGTGATGTTCCTGGTCTTGGTCGCTACCCAGCTCCTCCCGTTCGTGGTGCTGATCACGCCGGTGTACCTGTTCTTCTCCCAACTGGGTCTGCTGAACACATACCCGGGCATCGTGATCGTGTACGTCGCTATGACCCTCCCGCTCGCCGTACTGCTGATGACCGGGTTCTTCAACTCGGTGCCGCGCAGCCTGGACGAAGCCGCCCGGGTGGACGGTGCGTCGACTCTGACGGTGCTTACTCGAGTGATCGCTCCGCTCGCCTGGCCCGGAATCGTGACCGTGGCTGTGACGGCTTTCATTGCGATGTGGGAGGAGTTCTTGTTCGCGCAGGTCTTCCTCACCGACGACTCGCTGAAGACCGTGCAGGTGGGCCTGGCCGGCCTGTTCGGTGAGTACGGCACCGACTGGGGCGTGGTGATGGCCGCCTCGACGATTGCCGCCGCCCCCACCATCATCCTGTTCTCCTTCTTGCAACGACGCCTTGTGGCGGGTGTGGCCGCCGGAGCGATCAAAGGATGACGAACCTCAACCCACACCCACCAGGAGCGCTGTGATGACTTCACGTGAACGCCCGAACATCGTGATCCTCTATGCCGACGATCTCGGCTGGGGTGATCTCGGCTGCTTCGGTGCCGAGTTCGAGACACCGGCCCTGGACGCCCTGTGCGCCTCGGGAGTCAAGTTGTCCCAGTGGTATTCAAACTCCCCAGTATGCTCGCCGTCGCGGGCCTCCCTGCTGACCGGCAAGTACCCCGAGCATGCCGGTGTACCAGCGATCCTCGGCGGCACGCGGAACACGCCCGGTCTGCCCCAGCAGGAGACGCTCGCCAGCCAGTTGCGCCGTCGGGGGTATCGAACCGGCCTTTTCGGCAAGTGGCACCTGGGTGCCTCGGACGAGTACAGCCCGAGCCAGTATGGCTTCGAGGAGACCTTCGGGATCCGTGCCGGATGTGTGGACTACTACTCGCACATTTTCTACTGGGGCAATCACAACCCGATTCACGACCTGTGGGATGACGACGAGGAGGTCTGGCTGAACGGTGAGTACCTCACCACCGTGATCGGAGATCGAGCCGCGGACTTCATCGGCCGGCACGCGGACGAGCCCTTCTTCTGCTACGTGCCGTTCAATGCCCCGCATTACCCGATGCACGCCCCGGCCGAGTACATGGATCGGTTCTCGCATCTGCCCGAGGGGCGCCAGGAAATGGCGGCGATGGTGGTCGCGATGGATGACGCCGTCGCCACGATCATGGCTGCATTGGCCGAGCACGGCCTGACCGAGAACACCCTGGTGTTCTTCTCCTCCGACAACGGCCCCTCTGCGGAGAGCAGGAATTGGTTGGATGGCGAGGAGATCTCCTACGACGGGGGATCGGCCGGTGGACTGCGCGGGACGAAGGGGTCGGTCTTCGAAGGCGGTGTGCGCGAACCCAGCATCGTCTCCTGGCCCGTTCGCCTGCCTGCTGGAGCCGAGTACGACGCCATCGGGATGATGATGGACGTGTTGCCCACGGTGCTGCACGCCGTGGATGGCACCTCCGTGGACGAGGAGTCCATCGACGGCGTCTCCCTCCTGGAGGAACTGACGGCGGCCGCAGAGTCAGGTGCGGAAGGTTCCGATCGTGCGGTCTTCTGGACCTACGAGGGCCAGTGGGCGGTTCGGCGGGGCGACCTCAAGCTCGTCCGTGACGCCCGTGAGGGTATGGAGCCTCCGGCCGCGGTGGCGCAGGCACTGTATGACCTCGCCACGGACCCGGCCGAGACGACGGACGTCTCGGCCGAGCGCACCGACGAACTCGCAGGCCTCACCGAGGAGCTGAGTAGGTACCAAGCTCAGCACGATGAGTGGGTGCGGCCTACTGCACCAGCTCGTTGACCTCCTCGTTCACCTCAGTCAGCGTGCTCGGGTCCCGGGAGCCGATGTAGATCTCGTCCATGATCGGTGCCATCAGTGCCTGGATGGACCCGTACCCGTCCGTCACCGGGAAGTAGAGCGTGTGCCCGGCCTCGACGAGGTCGGTGAACGGGGAGACGTCGATCCCGCGCGCTTCGAAGGCCTCGATGGCCGCCTCGGTGCCGGCCGGTCGCGCCGGAAAGACCACCGCGGCCTCACCCACGATCACCTGACACTCCTCCGACCCCAGGAACGCCACCAGCTCCGCTGCCTCCTGCGGATGTTCCGTCTGTGCGCTGATCGAGTCCGCGAGACCGTTGTACATCGACACCGGGTGCCCGATCGGACCGGAAGGCAAGGAGGCGATCCCGAGGTCGATACCCTCCAGGTTGGCGTAGGTGTTCAGCATCCAGGACCCGGCCGGGGCGAGCGCTGCTTGCCCCGATCCGAGGGCCTGCTGCGGGTTGGGTTCGGTGCCGATCTCCTCGTAGGGGGCCATGAAACCCTTGTCGACCAGGCCGAACAGCCAGGCCAGCGACTCCTGAAGCCGGGGGTCGTCGTAGTAGTACTCATCACCCCAGATGTCGGCGTTGGTGAACTCCCAGCCGGTGGAGCCGGCCAGCCACGACCAGGCGGTCTGGCCCTCCGGACCGCCGGACCCGTTTGAGGCGAGCCCGTAGGTCACCACATTGTCGGGGTCGAAACCCTCCTCGTCCCCACGGACGCCGTCGGCGTCCACACTCAACCGGGCGATCACGTCCTCGAAGGTGCCACCGTCGTCAGGGTTCCAGTTCAGGTCGGTGAGATCGTCCGGGGTGAGTCCGGCATCCTCGATCATGGTGACGTCGTAGAAGAGCGCGACAGTGTCGAAGTCCTTCGGACTGCCGTACTGCCCGCCCTCGGTGCCCACCCACAGATCGGCCAGACCCTCCTGGAACTCGGCGTCGGCGATCCCGGCGGTCGGTTCGAGCGTATTGAGATCGAGCAGGAGGTCGCGCCGCACATACTCGGGGTAGCGAGTCAGATGATCGGTGAAGACGTCGGGACCGGCACCGGCAACGAAGCCGGCGGTGATCTTCTGCCAATAGTCGTCGAAGCCATACTGGCTGATCCGCACCTCGATTTCGGGGTGCTGCTGTTCGAATACGTCGACGCACTGCTGGTAGGCGGGCAGCTGGTTGGAGTCCCAGAGCCAGTAGTCCAGTGCCACGTCACGGCCCTGGGCCGCGGCGCTGCATCCGGCGGCTGCGGTCAGGGCCGCCACCACACCCAGCCCGAAGGCGGTTCGTGTTCTGCTCATGGTGCGCATCGTCATCACCTCACTTGATCCCACTGAAGCCGATGGAGTTCACGATGCGTTTCGCGAACGCCAGGAAAAGCACAAGCATCGGTAGGGCTGCCACCAATGTCGCTGCCATCAGTCCGGCCCAGTCTGGACCTGTCTGCGGCGACTGCTCATTGAAGTTCCCGAGCGCCACGGTCAGCACGCGCGACTCGTCCGTATAGCTGACCATCAAGGGCCAGAAGTAGTCGTTCCAGGCGGTGATGTAGGTCAGGATCGAGATCGTCGCGATCGGTCCCACCGAGAGTGGGATGATCAGCACGAAGAACACCCGCACCTTGCTGGCGCCGTCAATCAGCGCCGCCTCTTCCACCTCCACGGCCACATTCATGAAGAACTGCCGCAGGAAGAAGATGGCGAACGGTGTCATGAACAGGCTCGGCAGCATGATTCCGAGGAGGGTGTCGATAAGCCCCATCTCACGGATGAGCAGGAAGTTCGGGAGCAGGGTGAAGATCTGCGGCACCATCAGGGACAGTAAGAACACGCTGAACACGTGGTTGCGGCCAGCCCAGCGCAGCCGGGAGAACGCGTACGCCGCCATCGCAGAGAAGAACACCTGGCAGGCGGTGATCCCGGTGGCCACGGCGATCGAATTGAGCAGGTACCGCCAGAAGTCGATCGAGGCGCCGGAGCCGCCCTGGGCGATCGCCTCCTCGGTCGTCTGCAGCCCGAACACCCGCTCGAAACCACCCCAGCTAAATTCTGTGGGCAGCAACGACTGGGAGTTCGCGTACAGGGCGCCATTGCTGGACAGAGCCGTGCGAAGGATCCAGTAGAACGGAAAGAGCGTGACGATCAGGATGATCACCATCGCAGTCCAGGCAAGGATGCGCCCGAGGGTGGGACGCGGCCGGGGCGGGCGGTTTCGCGGCGCCTGTAAACGCGATGCCTGGGCCGCGGTGGGCGCCGGAGCGGTGTGGTGTGCCATATCGATTCCCCTTCGCCCTCAGTTCAGATCCGTCTGGCCGGCACGCGTGATCCGGTATTGCACGAACGTGACCAGCACCAACACCACGAGCAAAGCGACGCTCAGGGCCGAGGCGTATCCGAAGTCGAACTGACCGAAGGCGTTGTTGTAGATGTACAGCTGCAGCACGCGGCTGGCGTCCACCGGTCCTCCGTTCGTGGTGACAGCGACGGTGTCGAAAACCTGGAAGGACCCGATCACGGAGATGATCAACACCAGACCGAGGATCGGGCGCAGCAGCGGCACCGTGATGCTGAAGAAGGTGCGCACCTCCGAGGCGCCGTCCACCTTCGCCGCTTCGTAGACCGAATGCGGGATCGTCTGCAGCCCCGCGAAGATCAGCAGCGCGGTGTAGCCCATGTGCCGCCAGACGTTGACCAGGGCGATCGTCGGGATCACCCACGCTTCGCTGGTGAAGAACCCGACCCGGTCCAGTCCGAGCCACGCCAGCACTTGGTTACCGATCCCGAGCTGAAAGTCCAAGATCCAGAGGAACACCAACGCAGCCACCACGTTGGAGACGAGGTAGGGGGTGAGCACGAGAGAGCGCAGCAACGTGGATTGACTCAGCCGTTGCATGAGGACGGCGATGAGCAACGCCACCACGGTCTGTACGCCGATATTGATGACGACGTACAACAGCGTCACGCGTACCGCGTTCCAGAACACCGGATCGGACACCATGCGCGTGTAGTTGTCCAGCCCAATGAACTGCGCTGGAGTGAGGATGTCCCACGACGTGAAGCTCAGTGCGATCCCACGCACCAACGGCCAGAAGTAGAAGACCACCAACCCGATCGTGGCGGGCAGCAAGAAGATGAGCGCGAGGCGTCGATCGTCGCGCCGTCGTCGGCGAGGCGGGCTGGCCACGGGGGCGTTCGCCATGCTGCTGGCTCGGATGTCGGTCACGACGGTCCTCCTTGCGTCCTTGCAGGGGTTCGGGCGGCGGTCCGCTGGGTGCGGATGGTTCAGAGATCGGCCCGATCGGCCGGTGGATCCACGAGCAGCCACTGGCACGCCACCACGGCGGCACCGCGTGCCCACTCGTCGAAGTCGGAGGCGAACAGGTGCACGGCCGGTGCGCTCGCGTCGGGATCGAGGTACTCGGCCAGCGCCCGGTTCATGGCAGGCCGTCCATGGTCGAGCACGATCAGGCCATCCCCGGCGAGCACGAGCGCGGGGAGCCCGAGGGTGTTCACGAGACCAGCAAGAACTACGCCGAGCGCATGACCGGCATCGCTGAGCACGCGGCTCGCGGCCGGATCACCCGCAGCGGCCAGGTCACAGACTGCTGCGAGGTCCAGGTCAACGCGATCGTGCGCGTACGCCACGGCGCGCACGATCGGCGCTGATTCCAGGTAGACGGCGGCGCAGCCCCGGTGCCCCAGGCTGCAGGGTGGTCCGGAGTCGGTCACCCGGGTGTGCGCGATGCGTCCGACGCCGCCGCTCACGCCCGCTACAGTCTGCCCGCCGAGGACCAGGCCCATCCCGATCCCGACCCCGATCGTCACCACTGCGAAGTCATCGAGTTCGCGACCGGGACCGGACCAGTGCACCCCTGCCGTCAATGCCCGCACATCTCCGCTGATCACGGTCGGCAGCCCGGTCCGGGAGCGCACCAGTTCTGCGAGCGGAACGTCATGCCACCCCAGGTACAGATTGTTGCGGACCCGGTCGTCGAACCGGTCCATCGTGCCGGCCACGCCAATGCCGACGGACTGGACAGGATGCACTCCCGCCAGATCATTCACTAGGTGAACGATCAGCGTCGCGACGGCGTCGACCTCAGTTGTCGCGAGAGGCCGCCGAGCGCTGTCCAGAACGCGTCCGGCTGCATTCGTCCGAACAGCGAAGACATGGTCGCCGGTGATCTTGACGCCGAGGAACTGATGGTCGTCGATCGCCACCGAGACCGGGATCCCCGGGCGCCCTCGAGAGTCCCGCATAGGAGCAGCGTTCTCCGTAATCACGCCCCGCGTGAGGAGTGATCGGGTGGATTTGGTGAGACTGGCCGGGGAGAGTTCGAGGCGGCGGGCCAACTCGGCACGGGGGAGTGGCCCGCGGACCAGAAGCTCCCGCACGACAGCACGCTCGGTTCGGCTCAAGGAGCCGAGAGGTGTGCTCTGCATGCGTCGTCGCATGCTGAGATCATCACCTCAGTTTGTTTACTGTGTCAATAGGTCGGTTCGAGTGCGAGCAGCAAGCACACGCTCGACTCCATCGCGGATCTGTGCCACCCGCCGTTCGACCGGTACATCCAGTGGACGGCAAGCGATCTTGACACCTGACCACACCGAGGGGCCCGCCTCGGCCAAGGTCTCGACCACTCGGGCGTCGGTGAGCAGGGAGCCCTCTGCCCCGGTACCTGCTTCGGCACCGGGAGCGAACGGGAGGTGCGCGTCTGCCCAGGCGGGACCGTACTCCGTGGCGGTGTCCGCGGCTCCGGAGAAGACGATTCCGCGCAGCACGCCGGCCGCGCGTGCCATCCGGACGTGCTCGGCCACCCGGTCCGGATCGCCCAGCTCGATCGCCGAACGCCCCCAGTTCACGACCACGCCGGCGCCTGTGCCGGCGTCGGCGATTGCCTGCAACTCAGCGTCCAGGGAGAGAAAGCCCTTGGCGACGGGTCGAGTGTCGACCGGTCGACCGGGCCCGTGTTCATCACAGTGCTCGACCAGCAGGTCCGCGCTGTACCACTCCCACTGGGCAATCTCACGCAGCGATTCGGCCAGCGCAGTCGCACTACTTGCCGCAGCCGGGGTGGCCGGTGCGCTGTGCACTTCGATCCCGGTGACCACCTGTCGGCCGTGGGCGTCGTTGAGGCGCGCGACGTCCTCGCGGATGGCGGCCACATCGGCCACCGCCCGGGCGCGGCCCTCTTGATCATCCGACGCCAACCCGTACCGCGGGTTCTCGGCGAGCCGGTGCATCGTTCCGCCGATGTGGGTGATGGTCACGGTCCACTCCGAGGGGAGGTGGTTCGCGTACCAGTGCTGATCGTGGGCGTGCAGCGATGTGATCCACGGGATCTCGAGGCCGT
Protein-coding sequences here:
- a CDS encoding ROK family transcriptional regulator produces the protein MPSQTPLPPDDATPPASPGRRGTNLPRVADYNKMLVLDLIRRSSGISRVELVQHTGLTAQTMSNICRRLSDSGLIKESGRIYAGAGAPRTIFEVEPGGLFALGLHIDPAWLTAVVLNLAGEVVGTVRIPTPAVPDPTAVLDAIEGMIRSLVADSGIPADRLAGLGVGTPGPIDVRTGAVVGAPYLAGWERVPLKTDLERRLDLPVTIDKDSTAVAVGEMWNAEDGPRNMAFVYIGTGVAAGLVLDGEVMRGSSGNIGHMNADPNGPICFCGGRGCLESTILPRNLVGEATVRGVLPAVDIGDARALGAALTQLCRLADAGERDAAEIVERAARGLGRIAGQLANLLDLDAIVFGGPQWEPFAPTFLRIVPDVVTRMFIGRALHPVTVRGTSIGDHVGAVGAASLAMWSSTFNAPTQLFLPR
- a CDS encoding ABC transporter substrate-binding protein is translated as MNTSRYIAAAAIGALAATLAACSGGGSAPDDGVVRLTFRQFDPADQIQGLVEAVDTWNSDNPEIQVELETVTPNNPQQFAREANSGSGPDLIHIALADAAFLADPNILLPLDDLMAEQPLENADGLLATEMTVLDGTTWAIPWTADTMALVYREDVLADAGFTETPADWPELLEMAGEITEASGGEVSGWCFSAGAPQNAAQWFPINYYMWNNGFQLIESTDGEWSVGATEAELAQTIDYFNSFFTEGITPTSMQALTDYADPATAAGLDEGTCAMTFMPPAAFRTVQAQIDAQIQTAPMPGGLDDGSTHLGGRALGINQNSEHPDEAWQVMQYLLSAETFGTYDQYPASASTLTELDVDPSEQGFVDQLPHSVPFVRYIGAPMTIASLQELVNQQFSAVYSGQADSATAARSIIETIERELQG
- a CDS encoding carbohydrate ABC transporter permease — translated: MTTHRKSVQAYLLSAPALVIIALLFLFPSIYNVILAFQELSPFQAPSDGTWVGLGNFRYVFSNPEFGSILTNTVFWLTALTVVLRIVFGLALATTLHSPVLQRWKVRGVARTLVLIPWMVPPVVAVASWRWLLDGNSGVLNQTLVGLGVVDSGIPFLAQTSTVWWSVVAIIVWRELPFVVMVLLAGLQSIPTEQYEAASLDGAGRSRSFRSVTIPNLRPVLTVVVLVTVIQTFNNFVYVWLTTGGGPGTFTAVLATELYSTAFFGNRLGAGAAIGLVMTVIMAVFAVLYMRATRSENQA
- a CDS encoding carbohydrate ABC transporter permease, with the protein product MSAVTQTEAPPVQRKRRDSSARRASDLLVLVPFAVVLLAIIFPVLWMVYSALRPVQEIAAGVSWGSLLDNASLDSFSRLFAATNFEQYLVNSIVMCLVGTFATVVVASLAGFALSRYAFRGRGVMFLVLVATQLLPFVVLITPVYLFFSQLGLLNTYPGIVIVYVAMTLPLAVLLMTGFFNSVPRSLDEAARVDGASTLTVLTRVIAPLAWPGIVTVAVTAFIAMWEEFLFAQVFLTDDSLKTVQVGLAGLFGEYGTDWGVVMAASTIAAAPTIILFSFLQRRLVAGVAAGAIKG
- a CDS encoding sulfatase-like hydrolase/transferase, with the protein product MTSRERPNIVILYADDLGWGDLGCFGAEFETPALDALCASGVKLSQWYSNSPVCSPSRASLLTGKYPEHAGVPAILGGTRNTPGLPQQETLASQLRRRGYRTGLFGKWHLGASDEYSPSQYGFEETFGIRAGCVDYYSHIFYWGNHNPIHDLWDDDEEVWLNGEYLTTVIGDRAADFIGRHADEPFFCYVPFNAPHYPMHAPAEYMDRFSHLPEGRQEMAAMVVAMDDAVATIMAALAEHGLTENTLVFFSSDNGPSAESRNWLDGEEISYDGGSAGGLRGTKGSVFEGGVREPSIVSWPVRLPAGAEYDAIGMMMDVLPTVLHAVDGTSVDEESIDGVSLLEELTAAAESGAEGSDRAVFWTYEGQWAVRRGDLKLVRDAREGMEPPAAVAQALYDLATDPAETTDVSAERTDELAGLTEELSRYQAQHDEWVRPTAPAR
- a CDS encoding ABC transporter substrate-binding protein: MSRTRTAFGLGVVAALTAAAGCSAAAQGRDVALDYWLWDSNQLPAYQQCVDVFEQQHPEIEVRISQYGFDDYWQKITAGFVAGAGPDVFTDHLTRYPEYVRRDLLLDLNTLEPTAGIADAEFQEGLADLWVGTEGGQYGSPKDFDTVALFYDVTMIEDAGLTPDDLTDLNWNPDDGGTFEDVIARLSVDADGVRGDEEGFDPDNVVTYGLASNGSGGPEGQTAWSWLAGSTGWEFTNADIWGDEYYYDDPRLQESLAWLFGLVDKGFMAPYEEIGTEPNPQQALGSGQAALAPAGSWMLNTYANLEGIDLGIASLPSGPIGHPVSMYNGLADSISAQTEHPQEAAELVAFLGSEECQVIVGEAAVVFPARPAGTEAAIEAFEARGIDVSPFTDLVEAGHTLYFPVTDGYGSIQALMAPIMDEIYIGSRDPSTLTEVNEEVNELVQ
- a CDS encoding carbohydrate ABC transporter permease; this translates as MAHHTAPAPTAAQASRLQAPRNRPPRPRPTLGRILAWTAMVIILIVTLFPFYWILRTALSSNGALYANSQSLLPTEFSWGGFERVFGLQTTEEAIAQGGSGASIDFWRYLLNSIAVATGITACQVFFSAMAAYAFSRLRWAGRNHVFSVFLLSLMVPQIFTLLPNFLLIREMGLIDTLLGIMLPSLFMTPFAIFFLRQFFMNVAVEVEEAALIDGASKVRVFFVLIIPLSVGPIATISILTYITAWNDYFWPLMVSYTDESRVLTVALGNFNEQSPQTGPDWAGLMAATLVAALPMLVLFLAFAKRIVNSIGFSGIK
- a CDS encoding carbohydrate ABC transporter permease, with protein sequence MANAPVASPPRRRRRDDRRLALIFLLPATIGLVVFYFWPLVRGIALSFTSWDILTPAQFIGLDNYTRMVSDPVFWNAVRVTLLYVVINIGVQTVVALLIAVLMQRLSQSTLLRSLVLTPYLVSNVVAALVFLWILDFQLGIGNQVLAWLGLDRVGFFTSEAWVIPTIALVNVWRHMGYTALLIFAGLQTIPHSVYEAAKVDGASEVRTFFSITVPLLRPILGLVLIISVIGSFQVFDTVAVTTNGGPVDASRVLQLYIYNNAFGQFDFGYASALSVALLVVLVLVTFVQYRITRAGQTDLN
- a CDS encoding ROK family protein; this encodes MRELLVRGPLPRAELARRLELSPASLTKSTRSLLTRGVITENAAPMRDSRGRPGIPVSVAIDDHQFLGVKITGDHVFAVRTNAAGRVLDSARRPLATTEVDAVATLIVHLVNDLAGVHPVQSVGIGVAGTMDRFDDRVRNNLYLGWHDVPLAELVRSRTGLPTVISGDVRALTAGVHWSGPGRELDDFAVVTIGVGIGMGLVLGGQTVAGVSGGVGRIAHTRVTDSGPPCSLGHRGCAAVYLESAPIVRAVAYAHDRVDLDLAAVCDLAAAGDPAASRVLSDAGHALGVVLAGLVNTLGLPALVLAGDGLIVLDHGRPAMNRALAEYLDPDASAPAVHLFASDFDEWARGAAVVACQWLLVDPPADRADL
- a CDS encoding DUF4862 family protein — protein: MSTLSPDPGVIVGAYASSPTTKAWDPRLEQAYLDHLTAVPGVHGLEIPWITSLHAHDQHWYANHLPSEWTVTITHIGGTMHRLAENPRYGLASDDQEGRARAVADVAAIREDVARLNDAHGRQVVTGIEVHSAPATPAAASSATALAESLREIAQWEWYSADLLVEHCDEHGPGRPVDTRPVAKGFLSLDAELQAIADAGTGAGVVVNWGRSAIELGDPDRVAEHVRMARAAGVLRGIVFSGAADTATEYGPAWADAHLPFAPGAEAGTGAEGSLLTDARVVETLAEAGPSVWSGVKIACRPLDVPVERRVAQIRDGVERVLAARTRTDLLTQ